From Camelina sativa cultivar DH55 chromosome 20, Cs, whole genome shotgun sequence, the proteins below share one genomic window:
- the LOC104772123 gene encoding pentatricopeptide repeat-containing protein At5g04780-like, whose product MLSLSLSLPRKRLLGFTVNFLIRCKIFPRIRSHTTSVSRYISLCATYEQEEVSPERYNNEFSNRNVVYEILQLCARNRSVMEAKACHGRIIRIELQGDVTVSNVLINAYSKCGFVDLARQVFDGMLERSLVSWNTMIGLYTRNRMESEALGIFLEMRNEGFKFSEFTISSVLSACGANCDALECKKLHCLSVKTFLELNLYVGTALLDLYAKCGMINDAVQVFESMQDKSSVTWSSMVAGYVQNKNYEEALLLYRRVQRMSLEQTQFTLSSVICACSNLAALIEGRQMHAVIHKSGFGFNVFVASAAVDMYAKCGSLRESYVIFSEVKEKNIELWNTIISGFAKHARPKEVMILFEKMQQDGMHPNEVTFSSLLSVCGHTGLVEEGRRFFKLMKTTYGLSPNVVHYSCMVDILGRAGQLSEAYELIKSIPFDPTASIWGSLLASCRVYKNLELAEVAAKKLFELEPENAGNHVLLSNIYAANKQWEEIAKSRKLLRDSDVKKVRGKSWIEIKDKVHAFSVGESGHPRIREISSTLNNLVIELRKFGYKPSIEHELHDVEIGKKEELLLQHSEKLALVFGLMCLPEGSTVRIMKNLRICVDCHEFMKAASMATRRLIIVRDVNRFHHFSDGHCSCREFW is encoded by the coding sequence ATgttgtctctgtctctgtcgcTACCAAGGAAGAGGTTACTTGGTTTCACGGTGAACTTCTTGATCCGATGCAAGATCTTTCCCAGAATCAGAAGCCATACGACATCTGTATCCCGATACATCTCACTGTGCGCCACTTATGAGCAGGAGGAAGTATCACCTGAACGATATAACAATGAGTTTTCAAATCGTAACGTGGTTTACGAAATCTTGCAGCTTTGTGCTAGAAACAGATCTGTTATGGAAGCAAAAGCTTGCCACGGGAGGATTATACGTATTGAGTTGCAAGGAGATGTTACTGTGTCGAATGTTCTTATTAATGCTTACTCCAAGTGTGGCTTTGTGGATCTTGCTCGCCAAGTGTTCGATGGAATGCTTGAGAGAAGCTTGGTTTCTTGGAACACAATGATTGGTTTGTATACTCGGAACAGAATGGAGTCAGAAGCATTGGGTATTTTCTTGGAGATGAGAAACGAAGGGTTTAAGTTTAGCGAATTCACTATCTCTAGTGTTCTTTCTGCTTGTGGGGCAAATTGTGATGCCTTGGAATGCAAAAAACTGCATTGTTTGTCAGTGAAGACGTTTCTTGAATTAAATTTGTACGTTGGTACTGCATTGCTTGATCTTTATGCAAAATGCGGGATGATCAATGACGCAGTGCAGGTTTTTGAATCTATGCAGGACAAGAGTTCAGTGACATGGAGTTCTATGGTGGCAGGTTATGTTCAAAACAAGAATTATGAAGAAGCTCTCCTTCTTTATCGTCGAGTTCAGAGAATGAGTCTAGAGCAGACTCAGTTTACGTTATCTTCAGTAATTTGTGCTTGTTCAAATCTGGCAGCTTTAATAGAAGGGAGACAGATGCATGCTGTTATACATAAGTCTGGATTTGGTTTTAATGTCTTTGTAGCATCCGCTGCAGTTGATATGTATGCTAAATGCGGAAGCTTGAGAGAGTCTTATGTTATATTCTCGGAAGTGAAAGAGAAGAATATCGAGCTTTGGAATACAATCATCTCAGGGTTTGCAAAGCATGCTCGTCCTAAGGAAGTGATGATCTTGTTTGAGAAAATGCAGCAAGATGGAATGCACCCAAATGAGGTTACTTTTAGTTCCTTGTTATCTGTTTGTGGTCACACTGGTTTGGTCGAGGAAGGAAGGAGATTTTTCAAACTCATGAAAACCACGTACGGTCTATCGCCAAATGTGGTTCACTACTCTTGTATGGTTGATATTCTTGGTCGCGCTGGGCAACTGTCTGAAGCGTATGAGTTGATAAAGTCTATTCCTTTTGACCCTACTGCTTCCATTTGGGGTTCACTTCTTGCTTCTTGTAGAGTCTACAAAAACCTCGAGCTGGCTGAAGTAGCAGCCAAGAAACTATTCGAATTAGAACCAGAAAATGCTGGTAATCATGTCTTGCTATCTAATATATACGCGGCAAACAAGCAGTGGGAAGAAATAGCCAAATCAAGGAAGCTTCTCAGGGACAGCGACGTGAAAAAGGTAAGAGGAAAAAGTTGGATTGAAATTAAGGACAAGGTCCACGCTTTTAGCGTGGGAGAAAGCGGTCATCCGAGAATCCGTGAGATCAGTTCGACGTTAAACAATCTGGTGATTGAGTTGAGGAAGTTTGGATATAAACCAAGCATAGAACACGAGCTGCACGATGTGGAGATAGGGAAGAAAGAGGAGCTTTTGTTGCAGCATAGTGAGAAGCTggctttggtttttggtttaatgtgttTGCCAGAGGGTTCTACTGTGAGGATCATGAAGAATCTGAGGATATGTGTGGATTGCCATGAATTCATGAAGGCTGCATCAATGGCTACACGAAGATTAATTATCGTTAGAGATGTTAATAGGTTTCACCATTTTAGTGATGGTCATTGTTCTTGTAGAGAATTTTGGTGA
- the LOC104768671 gene encoding 40S ribosomal protein S17-4-like, translating to MGRVRTKTVKKSSRQVIEKYYSRMTLDFHTNKKILEEVAIIPSKRLRNKIAGFSTHLMKRIQKGPVRGISLKLQEEERERRMDFVPDESAIKTDEIKVDKETLEMLASLGMSDTPGFSQVEPQAIAATAPFGRPPRRY from the coding sequence ATGGGGCGTGTAAGAACCAAGACGGTGAAGAAGTCTTCTCGTCAAGTGATTGAGAAGTACTACTCTCGCATGACTCTTGACTTCCACACCAACAAGAAGATCCTTGAAGAAGTCGCCATCATCCCTTCAAAGAGACTCCGCAACAAGATTGCTGGATTCTCCACCCACTTGATGAAACGTATCCAGAAGGGACCAGTCCGTGGTATCTCACTCAAGCTTCAAGAGGAAGAGCGTGAACGCCGCATGGACTTTGTTCCCGATGAGTCTGCTATCAAGACTGATGAGATTAAGGTTGACAAAGAGACTCTTGAGATGCTTGCTTCTCTTGGTATGTCTGACACTCCTGGCTTCTCTCAAGTCGAGCCACAAGCTATCGCTGCTACTGCCCCTTTCGGCAGGCCACCAAGAAGATACTAG
- the LOC104768672 gene encoding pentatricopeptide repeat-containing protein At5g04810, chloroplastic → MANGGSVLSLSAPHFPYSATILRRHSPLASISFSLKPPPQPPQPPPDPPESPPDLRRPVKSLGTSSSSKTPSPSPKTPLKINPLKKGLTNRSSEVSSNKASSFSSSTLASKLRLSSKLSPPPPPPPPVEETQFRDDFRRDKKPPEEEEEETRKPQQEFRQEGKIFVGNLPTWIKKPEFEDYFRQFGPIENVILIKGHHEVEKNAGFGFIIYAAEKSAMKAVEFDGVEFHGRILTVKLDDGKRLKTKAEQRVRWVQGGEEDAKMSNKSSWHQDREGSRKSLQRIFDTNGDNWQAVISAFEKINKPSRTEFGLMVKFYGRRGDMHRARETFERMRARGITPTSRIYTSLIHAYAVGRDMEEAVSCVRKMKEEGIEMSLVTYSVIVGGFSKAGNAEAADHWFDEAKRIHKTLNASIYGKIIYAHCQTCNMERAEELVREMEEEGIDAPIAIYHTMMDGYTMVADEKKGLIVFKRLKECGFTPTVVTYGCLINLYTKVGKITKALEVSRTMKEEGIKHNLKTYSMMINGFVKLKDWANAFAVFEDMVNEGMKPDVILYNNIIAAFCGMGNMDRAIQTVKEMQKLRHRPTTRTFMPIINGFAKSGDMRRSLEVFDMMRRCGCVPTVHTFNALINGLVEKRQMEKAVEILDEMTLAGVSANEHTYTKIMQGYASVGDTGKAFEYFTRLQNEGLEVDIFTYEALLKACCKSGRMQSALAVTKEMSARNIPRNSFVYNILIDGWARRGDVWEAADLIQQMKKEGVKPDIHTYTSFISACSKAGDMNRATKTIEEMAALGVRPNIKTYTTLIKGWARASLPEKALNCYEEMKAMGLKPDKAVYHCLLTSLLSRASIAEAYIYSGVMTICKEMVEAGLIVDMGTAVHWSKCLCKIEGSGGELTETLQKTFPPDWSSHHHHHAFLDQVSDVDSDEDDVDGEDDVDDDVNSVSGFLSYK, encoded by the exons atgGCTAATGGAGGGAGCGTGTTGTCGCTCTCTGCTCCACACTTCCCTTACTCGGCCACCATTCTCCGACGTCACTCTCCGTTAGCTTCCATCTCTTTCTCCCTCAAACCACCGCCGCAACCACCACAACCTCCGCCCGATCCTCCTGAGAGTCCACCTGACCTCCGCCGCCCGGTGAAATCTCTTggcacttcttcttcttctaaaaccCCTTCCCCTTCTCCTAAAACCCCTCTTAAGATTAATCCACTCAAGAAGGGTTTGACAAATCGTTCTTCTGAGGTTTCGAGTAataaagcttcttcctttagCTCTTCTACTCTCGCATCCAAACTACGTTTGTCCAGCAAGCTATCtcctccccctcctcctccgcctcctgtAGAGGAAACCCAATTCCGAGATGACTTCCGAAGAGACAAGAAACcaccggaagaagaagaagaagaaactcgaaAGCCGCAACAGGAGTTCCGACAAGAAGGGAAGATATTCGTCGGTAATTTACCGACATGGATAAAGAAACCAGAGTTTGAGGATTATTTCCGACAGTTCGGACCAATAGAGAATGTGATTCTGATCAAGGGACATCACGAGGTCGAGAAAAACGCGGGATTTGGGTTCATTATTTACGCGGCGGAGAAATCTGCAATGAAAGCTGTGGAGTTCGACGGCGTAGAGTTTCACGGAAGGATATTGACGGTGAAGCTAGACGACGGGAAGAGGCTTAAAACGAAGGCTGAGCAGAGGGTGAGATGGGTACAGGGCGGAGAAGAAGACGCTAAGATGTCGAATAAGTCGTCTTGGCATCAAGACAGAGAAGGGTCACGGAAGTCACTACAGAGGATTTTTGATACCAATGGAGATAACTGGCAAGCTGTTATTTCTGCTTTCGAGAAGATCAACAAG CCTTCTAGGACAGAGTTTGGTTTGATGGTGAAGTTCTATGGAAGAAGAGGTGATATGCATCGTGCACGTGAGACTTTTGAGAGGATGCGCGCCAGGGGTATCACACCAACATCACGTATATACACAAG CCTTATTCACGCTTATGCAGTTGGTAGAGACATGGAAGAAGCAGTGTCTTGTGTTCGTAAAATGAAGGAAGAAGGAATTGAGATGAGTTTGGTGACTTATAGTGTTATTGTTGGAGGATTCTCTAAAGCAGGAAATGCCGA AGCTGCAGATCACTGGTTTGATGAAGCCAAACGGATACACAAAACCCTTAATGCCAGTATTTATGGAAAAATCATATATGCACACTG TCAGACGTGCAATATGGAGCGGGCAGAAGAATTAGTGAgggagatggaagaagaaggtatTGACGCTCCTATTGCCATCTACCATACCATGATGGATGGCTATACAATGGTCGCCGATGAGAAGAAAGgcttaattgttttcaaaagacTTAAA GAATGTGGATTCACTCCAACAGTTGTCACTTATGGATGCCTCATTAATCTTTATACTAAG GTTGGAAAGATTACAAAAGCTTTGGAAGTTAGCAGAACGATGAAGGAAGAGGGCATAAAGCATAATTTAAAGACTTATTCGATGATGATCAATGGATTTGTAAAACTAAAAGATTGGGCCAATGCGTTTGCTGTATTTGAAGATATGGTGAATGAAGGAATGAAACCAGATGTCATATTATATAACAACATCATTGCAGCATTCTGCGGAATGGGTAACATGGATCGAGCGATCCAGACTGTTAAGGAAATGCAAAAGCTGAGACATAGGCCAACCACACGAACGTTTATGCCTATCATAAACGGATTTGCAAAATCCGGGGACATGAGGAGATCTCTAGAAGTTTTCGATATGATGAGACGATGCGGGTGTGTTCCAACTGTTCACACTTTCAATGCTTTGATTAATGGTTTAGTTGAGAAACGTCAG atggaAAAAGCTGTTGAGATATTAGATGAGATGACTTTAGCTGGTGTTAGTGCGAACGAACACACTTACACAAAGATCATGCAAGGCTATGCATCAGTTGGTGATACAGGAAAAGCCTTCGAGTATTTTACAAGACTTCAAAACGAAGGTTTGGAAGTTGACATTTTCACTTACGAGGCGTTACTTAAAGCTTGCTGCAAATCAGGACGGATGCAGAGTGCATTAGCTGTCACAAAAGAAATGAGCGCACGGAACATCCCGCGCAATTCCTTCGTCTATAACATACTAATAGACGG ATGGGCACGAAGAGGCGATGTATGGGAAGCTGCAGATTTGATACAGCAGATGAAAAAGGAAGGTGTTAAACCCGACATTCATACTTACACATCCTTCATTAGCGCTTGTTCTAAGGCCGGTGACATGAAT AGAGCTACGAAAACAATTGAAGAAATGGCGGCACTAGGGGTGAGGCCTAACATCAAGACGTACACGACCTTAATAAAAGGATGGGCGCGAGCTTCACTTCCAGAGAAGGCCTTAAATTGCTACGAGGAAATGAAGGCGATGGGGCTAAAACCTGACAAAGCTGTGTATCATTGCCTTCTGACTTCGCTTTTGTCTCGTGCTTCAATCGCAGAAGCTTACATATACTCGGGAGTTATGACTATCTGCAAGGAAATGGTTGAGGCAGGCTTGATCGTTGATATGGGAACTGCGGTTCACTGGTCTAAATGTCTGTGTAAGATCGAAGGTTCTGGTGGTGAGCTCACTGAGACGTTGCAGAAGACGTTCCCACCTGATTGGAGctcccatcatcatcaccatgcGTTTTTGGATCAAGTTTCTGATGTTGACtccgatgaagatgatgttgatggtgaggatgatgttgatgatgatgttaacTCGGTTTCTGGTTTCTTATCTTACAAGTAA